The genomic window AACGGCCACGCTCGTAACCGATCTATCAGCGCACGAGGTGGCTGCCAGTTGGCCGGCAGACAATCTAACGTGGATCGACCACGTCCGTCAAGCAAACTGTGCCGTATCCTTTCTGCTAACCGATCTGGTCGGCCCTGATGCGAGGGAATTGGCCGAGACGCTGCTCAATGCATTCCCAGCGGTTGAACGTGTAGCGTGGACTCAGCTGAACAACACCTCTGACAGTTGTTCGGCAGAGGTGTACGAACGAGGCCCACACCATTCCTCGCAATCCATAGAGCGAGTGCTCCGAGTTGAGGCTGGGATCAATTATTGGCGTCTTGCTCGGGACGCCGTTCGGGAGCAATGCGGAATCCCGGTGCAGACTTGGTATGAGATCACTGACGGGAAGCCCGATATTGAGACGTTCCCTCGCGACGAGACTCCTTATTGAGGATTTATTCGATTCGGTGATCGCCTTCTTCACGTCGTTTCTCTATCCATGTGTTGGATGAGTAACGTGCACCGTCGATGAGTAGCTCAGCTCCTCAGATTCGGACGACTCTCGGGCATTTGCGGACGGGATCACAGGGACCTTTCCCAGATGTCAACCAGCCAAAAGGGATTACTCGCCACCGATTCGACCACTGAATTAGATGATCGGGGAGTCGGACTTCTATAGAAGACATCCCCTCACGACGGCGATGTTCGTTCTCTGCCTGGCCCTCTACCCCTTCATTCTCCTCTCGATCGTGCTCTGGGGCATCGACACTGTCGCGTACTGGTTCATATTCTCCCCAGGGCTGACCCCGGAACCGTCCTGGATTCTCTCCCTCTTCGCCCACGTCTCGCCGGCGCATCTGTTCGTGAACGTGGGCGCGCTCCTCTTGCTGGGCTCGTATCTGGAGGAGCGAATCCCGAGAACGCATCTGTTCCTGGTCTTCATCGCCACTGGGTTGGGAAGCGGACTCCTGCACGCCAACCTCACAGGCACCACGGGCGCTGGCGCGAGCGGCGCGATCCTGGGCTGGGGCGGCCTCTACAGCGTGTATTTTCTCTCACGGGAGTGGACTGGTGAGGCGACGGATCGGTGGGAAGCATTCCGATTCGCGATTGCCGTCGCGCTTCCGTTCGCCGTCGCTGCGGAATTCGTGCTCGGATCGCTGACTGGGCTCACCACTGCGAATCACGCCCACCTGTGGGGAATGGTACTCGGCCTGCTGATCGGGTGGCCCTATCTTCGCTGGATCCAGTGACCGACTTCTCGTCCCCCGGGACTTCCCACGTGCTACACCGACTCTCGCCACCTCCCCTCCACGTGCCGCGCTAACAATTAACGTCCGTCGGCCCTTCTTTACTCCTAGCGCCCTCCACGACTCGCTGCCGTCAATCTGAGAGCCGCTGGCAACGGGTGCACACACCATGGCAACCACACAATCACCGACAGACAAGCACAAGCAACTCGCTCGCCGCGTTCCGGAGGACGTAGCGACAGAACACAAGCTCGACGTCATCGACGAGATCACGACCGAGGACGTCGTCGATCACACGCCGATGGGTGACGCCGAGGGCCGCGACGAGCTGAAAGCCGAGATCGCGGAGATGATCGAGGCGTTCCCGGACTTTTCGGCGACCGTCGAGGAGATCTTCGCCGAGGACGACCTCGTCTCGATGCGAGTGACCCTCCGCGGGACGCACGAAGGAGAGCTCTGGGGCATGGAACCGACCGGGAACACGTTCGAAGTCCCGAACAACGTCGTC from Salinarchaeum sp. Harcht-Bsk1 includes these protein-coding regions:
- a CDS encoding rhomboid family intramembrane serine protease; the encoded protein is MIGESDFYRRHPLTTAMFVLCLALYPFILLSIVLWGIDTVAYWFIFSPGLTPEPSWILSLFAHVSPAHLFVNVGALLLLGSYLEERIPRTHLFLVFIATGLGSGLLHANLTGTTGAGASGAILGWGGLYSVYFLSREWTGEATDRWEAFRFAIAVALPFAVAAEFVLGSLTGLTTANHAHLWGMVLGLLIGWPYLRWIQ
- a CDS encoding ester cyclase: MATTQSPTDKHKQLARRVPEDVATEHKLDVIDEITTEDVVDHTPMGDAEGRDELKAEIAEMIEAFPDFSATVEEIFAEDDLVSMRVTLRGTHEGELWGMEPTGNTFEVPNNVVTRIEDGLIAERWLVLDTMGMLRQLGLVDLPME